Proteins from a single region of Gordonia hongkongensis:
- a CDS encoding HNH endonuclease, giving the protein MFEYLEGMTDLTLLLDQLVDAESPPDDPAGRAAFTELETLRLLRNVIDHRIAMRSAQLGRLRVAERNHSTLRRLLIEMGFAPAVASRIVRIVDRLEDLPKVAAHAADGRLSAEIVDAVARGLGHIEKRSATALVDDDRAAFETELITQALSGATPAEVLRRARALGNTVAETNGGVPAAEDRTLNAVVHNVTDDGRVEIAADLTNVIGEKFIAMIDERSVPRPEPDGAGDRRSPAERRADALELILDQACLGATVQTAGAPRTQLILTIPADATDLGALPWTGTITDTTARALTCDGTLTEIVVDSATVPLDMGREKRVFPPELRKAVVVRDACCIKCGAPPSHTQVHHLEHWADGGTTSLDNGCLLCQRCHTQVHHHGWDVVMGYDRHPWLIPPVEVDPNRKPLPAYNRRTMRLDDAA; this is encoded by the coding sequence ATGTTCGAGTACCTTGAAGGCATGACCGATCTCACACTGCTTCTCGATCAACTGGTCGACGCCGAGTCACCACCTGACGATCCCGCCGGGCGTGCAGCTTTCACCGAGCTGGAGACACTGCGGCTCCTGCGGAACGTGATCGATCACCGGATCGCCATGCGCTCAGCACAACTGGGGCGCCTACGGGTCGCTGAGCGAAACCACTCGACGCTACGGAGACTGCTGATCGAGATGGGCTTCGCGCCCGCTGTGGCCTCGCGAATCGTGCGGATCGTTGACAGACTAGAAGATCTACCCAAGGTTGCCGCCCACGCCGCCGACGGCCGTCTTTCCGCCGAGATCGTCGACGCCGTCGCCCGAGGCCTGGGTCACATCGAGAAGCGTTCGGCCACTGCGCTTGTCGACGACGACCGAGCCGCCTTCGAGACCGAGTTGATCACCCAGGCACTGTCCGGGGCCACGCCCGCAGAGGTGCTGCGACGTGCTCGAGCCCTCGGCAACACGGTTGCCGAGACCAACGGCGGAGTCCCGGCCGCCGAGGATCGGACACTCAATGCCGTCGTCCACAACGTCACCGACGATGGCCGGGTCGAGATCGCCGCCGACTTGACCAACGTCATCGGCGAGAAGTTCATCGCCATGATCGACGAGCGCTCCGTCCCGCGACCCGAACCCGACGGCGCCGGCGATCGCCGCTCGCCCGCAGAACGGCGCGCCGATGCGCTCGAACTGATCCTCGACCAGGCATGCCTGGGCGCCACCGTCCAGACCGCGGGAGCCCCACGCACACAACTGATCCTGACCATCCCCGCCGACGCCACCGACCTCGGCGCCCTGCCATGGACGGGCACCATCACCGACACCACCGCCCGCGCTCTCACGTGCGACGGCACCCTGACCGAGATCGTGGTCGACTCGGCCACCGTGCCCCTCGACATGGGTCGCGAGAAACGGGTCTTCCCACCGGAGTTGCGCAAGGCCGTGGTCGTCCGCGACGCGTGCTGCATCAAATGCGGTGCGCCACCCTCACATACCCAGGTCCACCATCTCGAGCACTGGGCGGACGGCGGAACGACCAGCCTGGACAACGGTTGCCTACTCTGCCAGCGATGCCACACGCAGGTGCACCATCATGGCTGGGACGTCGTCATGGGCTACGACCGACATCCGTGGCTGATCCCACCTGTCGAGGTGGACCCCAACCGAAAGCCGCTACCGGCCTACAACAGACGCACGATGCGCCTCGACGACGCCGCCTGA
- the zapE gene encoding cell division protein ZapE: protein MSAERHAVVTAISAAAADAGIVLDPQQRLLVDRLAVLVPEGRRRTRRSSGPRGLYVHGSAGRGKTWLADAFYNVSPVPRKTRIHFHSFFEELHRRVHEHRHDPHSLRLGMDDVVGNSELLYFDELHVHDSGDARLLIRLLEYVLARRITVLATSNYAPDDLLPNPIWHHLFEPGITLIKNHFDVHHLNGQTDYRTSPRGDSVGFAAGTWITVPPSGRVSETTQTVGLTVRGRRFEVHSERDGCLQASFAHLCDAPVSTIEYLTWARMYSRWTITDVPTFDVADEEAQQRFVNLVDILVDEDIAVTFTSPHSLPDFCAAATAYRPDAFRMTSRLRLIRSTP, encoded by the coding sequence GTGTCCGCAGAGCGTCATGCAGTAGTCACCGCGATCTCGGCGGCGGCCGCCGACGCCGGGATCGTGCTGGACCCTCAGCAACGGCTACTCGTCGATCGGCTCGCCGTCCTCGTTCCGGAGGGACGCCGGCGGACACGACGCTCGTCGGGCCCGCGCGGGCTTTATGTCCACGGTTCGGCCGGCCGGGGCAAGACGTGGCTGGCCGATGCCTTCTACAACGTGAGCCCCGTACCGAGGAAGACGCGGATCCATTTCCACAGCTTCTTCGAGGAACTCCATCGCCGAGTACACGAGCACCGGCACGACCCGCACTCGCTACGCCTGGGCATGGACGATGTCGTCGGCAACAGCGAGCTGTTGTACTTCGACGAGCTTCACGTGCACGACTCCGGGGACGCACGTCTCCTCATCCGATTGCTGGAGTACGTGCTCGCCCGCCGGATCACCGTCCTGGCGACGTCGAACTACGCCCCGGATGACCTTCTGCCGAACCCCATCTGGCATCACCTCTTCGAGCCCGGCATCACGCTGATCAAGAATCATTTCGACGTCCATCACCTGAACGGGCAGACCGACTACCGCACATCTCCCCGCGGGGACTCCGTCGGCTTCGCCGCGGGAACTTGGATCACAGTGCCGCCGTCAGGTCGCGTGTCCGAGACCACCCAGACAGTCGGGCTCACTGTTCGTGGGCGACGTTTCGAGGTCCACTCCGAGCGTGACGGGTGTCTGCAGGCCTCGTTTGCGCACTTGTGTGACGCGCCGGTGTCAACCATCGAGTATCTGACGTGGGCGCGAATGTATTCCCGATGGACGATCACCGACGTACCGACATTCGATGTCGCCGACGAGGAGGCGCAGCAGCGGTTCGTCAACCTTGTGGACATCCTGGTCGACGAGGACATCGCCGTCACGTTCACCTCGCCCCACTCCTTGCCCGACTTCTGCGCCGCCGCAACGGCCTACCGTCCCGATGCATTTCGTATGACCAGTCGTCTGCGGTTGATCCGCTCGACTCCGTAA
- a CDS encoding GNAT family N-acetyltransferase: MTDPGAADIADVTVGVVTDPAAAAGVAEVAAVTFPLACPPHAAPADIENFVADKLRENTFRDHIADPTADVLVARDGVGGPILGYALVLHGDPTHPDVCAVVTERPVSEISKMYVLRDHHSRQGATPSHLLMGAALDRARSHGSALVWLGVNQLNVRAQRFYTKMGFERAGVKTFTLGDSIEHDYVFTQRL; the protein is encoded by the coding sequence GTGACCGATCCCGGTGCCGCCGACATCGCCGATGTCACCGTCGGGGTCGTGACCGACCCCGCCGCGGCGGCGGGAGTCGCCGAGGTCGCCGCCGTCACGTTCCCGCTCGCGTGCCCGCCGCACGCCGCACCGGCCGACATCGAGAATTTCGTCGCCGACAAACTGCGGGAGAACACCTTTCGTGATCACATCGCCGATCCGACTGCAGATGTCCTGGTCGCGCGCGACGGTGTCGGCGGACCGATCCTCGGCTACGCGCTGGTGCTGCATGGCGATCCGACGCACCCCGACGTGTGTGCGGTCGTGACCGAGCGTCCGGTGAGCGAGATCTCGAAGATGTACGTGCTGCGCGACCATCATTCGCGGCAGGGCGCGACTCCGTCGCACCTGCTCATGGGTGCCGCGCTCGATCGCGCACGGTCGCACGGCAGCGCTCTGGTGTGGTTGGGCGTGAACCAGCTCAACGTCCGGGCCCAGCGGTTCTACACGAAGATGGGCTTCGAACGCGCCGGCGTGAAGACCTTCACCCTCGGGGACAGCATCGAGCACGACTACGTGTTCACGCAGCGGCTGTGA
- a CDS encoding sulfurtransferase, with protein MTPLISATDLAARLGEENLRIVDATVHLTFDADGAHVASGRETYLAGHLPGAVFADQITDLSDPDGEAPFAAADSARFADAVGRLGIGDDSTVVVYDTANGIWATRLWWQFGLEGFDDVLVLDGGYAAWTAAGLPVETGEVTTTPASFTPRRRPQRIVSTDEVVAATGESSVLLVNALDRESFAGGHIPGSVNVPFAELVDDAGRLRPLEELRELFADVGALDPSVRPVTYCGGGIAATAAAFALHSLGRDDVAVYDGSMNAWTADPARPLS; from the coding sequence ATGACGCCCCTCATCTCCGCCACCGATCTCGCCGCCCGCCTCGGCGAGGAGAACCTCCGCATCGTCGACGCCACCGTCCATCTGACCTTCGATGCCGACGGCGCACACGTCGCCTCCGGTCGGGAGACCTATCTGGCCGGGCACCTGCCCGGCGCGGTGTTCGCCGATCAGATCACCGACCTCAGCGACCCCGACGGCGAGGCACCGTTCGCCGCAGCAGACTCCGCGCGTTTCGCCGATGCGGTCGGCCGCCTCGGCATCGGCGACGACTCCACCGTCGTCGTGTACGACACCGCCAACGGCATCTGGGCCACGCGACTGTGGTGGCAGTTCGGACTCGAGGGCTTCGACGACGTACTCGTCCTCGACGGCGGATACGCCGCCTGGACCGCGGCCGGCCTCCCGGTCGAGACCGGCGAGGTCACGACCACCCCGGCTTCGTTCACCCCGCGCCGCCGGCCCCAGCGGATCGTCTCCACCGACGAGGTCGTGGCCGCCACCGGCGAGTCCTCCGTCCTGCTGGTCAACGCGCTCGACCGGGAATCGTTCGCGGGCGGCCACATTCCCGGCAGTGTCAACGTGCCGTTCGCCGAACTGGTCGACGACGCGGGGCGCCTCCGGCCGCTAGAGGAGTTGCGCGAACTGTTTGCAGATGTCGGCGCCCTCGACCCGTCGGTACGCCCGGTCACGTACTGCGGCGGCGGGATCGCGGCCACCGCTGCGGCTTTCGCGCTGCACAGCCTTGGACGCGACGACGTCGCGGTCTACGACGGATCGATGAACGCCTGGACCGCCGATCCGGCTCGCCCACTGTCGTGA
- a CDS encoding flavin-containing monooxygenase, translating to MTSVSLRPETRPTTAEIRAAVAAGNIPTLLAVLVEMTGDHRWMADRYRPTRSRGMDDNSSGGLGEDVQQKIRAAVVDALEDWYDRGRPARKPADEALVASLMSFTAGEQVAPEFAPMMTEIVRGDLRDMHLPALPDDLATSMDALVIGAGVAGMLISTQLAGAGVEHTVLEKNDEVGGSWYENRYPGAGVDTPSYLYSISSFDHPWSTHFGKRDEVQGYLQAFADRHAVRDRVRFGTEVLSAAYDAETQRWTVHVRNREGHQDTLTARILISAVGLLNRPKLPELPGMDDFTGPIFHSAQWPDELDGPGALTGKRVAIVGSGASAMQIGPAIADRVGSLTIFQRSPQWIAPNDDYFAPVGDDVHWLMDNLPGYREWYRARLSWIFNDKVHSTLRIDPDWPEPTASINAVNHGHREFYLRYLRSELGDRDDLIDLSTPDYPPFGKRMLLDNGWFRMLRRPNVELVPHGVERVTSDGLVDGTGTAHDFDIIVFATGFHSDRYLYPMDIVGRSGQNTVDAWGDHDAYAYLGITAPDFPNLFILTGPNTALGHGGSFISILEYQVRYVCDALRAMIENRLGVLEVRRDVTEEYNDGVDRAHAQMVWTHPAMTNWYRNPDGRVVAVLPWRIVDYWARTRSVDLDDFVAEPLVD from the coding sequence ATGACATCTGTTTCGCTGCGTCCGGAGACGCGACCGACCACAGCGGAGATCCGGGCAGCCGTGGCCGCGGGCAACATCCCGACCCTGCTCGCGGTCCTCGTGGAGATGACGGGTGACCACCGGTGGATGGCCGATCGATACCGCCCGACGCGGAGCCGAGGCATGGACGACAACTCCTCGGGCGGGCTCGGAGAGGACGTCCAGCAGAAGATCCGCGCGGCGGTCGTCGACGCCCTCGAGGACTGGTACGACCGTGGCCGGCCTGCGCGGAAGCCGGCCGACGAGGCACTCGTCGCATCGTTGATGTCGTTCACGGCGGGCGAGCAGGTGGCCCCGGAATTCGCGCCGATGATGACCGAGATCGTCCGTGGCGACCTCCGGGATATGCATCTGCCGGCGTTGCCCGATGATCTCGCCACGTCGATGGACGCGCTGGTCATCGGCGCCGGTGTGGCCGGCATGCTGATCTCCACGCAACTCGCCGGAGCCGGCGTCGAGCACACCGTGCTGGAGAAGAACGACGAGGTCGGCGGCTCGTGGTACGAGAACCGGTACCCCGGCGCCGGCGTGGACACGCCGAGCTACCTGTACTCGATCTCGTCCTTCGACCACCCGTGGTCCACGCACTTCGGCAAGCGCGACGAGGTGCAGGGCTACCTACAGGCCTTCGCCGACCGGCACGCGGTGCGCGATCGCGTCCGCTTCGGCACCGAGGTCCTCTCGGCCGCCTACGACGCCGAGACCCAGCGCTGGACGGTCCACGTCCGTAACCGCGAGGGCCACCAGGACACCCTGACCGCCCGGATCCTCATCAGCGCAGTCGGTCTCCTCAACCGCCCGAAGCTTCCCGAACTTCCGGGGATGGACGACTTCACCGGTCCGATCTTCCATTCCGCACAATGGCCGGACGAACTCGACGGGCCCGGCGCGCTCACCGGCAAACGGGTCGCCATCGTCGGATCCGGTGCCAGCGCGATGCAGATCGGGCCGGCCATCGCCGATCGGGTCGGATCGCTGACGATCTTCCAGCGCTCGCCGCAGTGGATCGCGCCGAACGATGACTACTTCGCCCCGGTCGGCGACGACGTGCACTGGCTGATGGACAACCTCCCCGGGTACCGGGAGTGGTACCGCGCACGACTGTCGTGGATCTTCAACGACAAGGTCCACTCGACCCTGCGCATCGACCCGGACTGGCCCGAGCCGACCGCGTCGATCAACGCCGTCAATCACGGTCACCGCGAGTTCTACCTGCGCTACCTGCGCAGCGAACTGGGTGACCGCGACGACCTCATCGACCTGTCGACTCCCGACTACCCGCCCTTCGGCAAGCGGATGCTGTTGGACAACGGCTGGTTTCGCATGTTGCGCCGGCCGAACGTCGAGCTGGTTCCACACGGCGTCGAACGGGTCACCTCCGATGGACTCGTCGACGGCACCGGCACCGCCCACGACTTCGACATCATCGTCTTCGCCACCGGATTCCACAGCGACCGCTACCTCTACCCCATGGACATCGTCGGACGCAGCGGGCAGAACACCGTCGACGCGTGGGGTGATCACGACGCGTACGCCTACCTGGGGATCACCGCACCCGACTTCCCCAACCTGTTCATCCTCACCGGGCCGAACACCGCACTGGGACACGGCGGCAGCTTCATCAGCATCCTCGAATACCAGGTGCGCTATGTCTGCGACGCTCTCCGCGCGATGATCGAGAACCGGCTGGGCGTACTGGAAGTCCGACGTGACGTCACCGAGGAATACAACGACGGCGTCGACCGCGCCCACGCGCAGATGGTGTGGACGCATCCGGCGATGACCAACTGGTATCGCAACCCCGACGGACGCGTCGTCGCCGTCCTGCCATGGCGGATCGTCGACTACTGGGCGCGGACGCGCAGTGTCGACCTCGACGATTTCGTCGCCGAACCCCTCGTCGACTGA
- a CDS encoding nitroreductase family protein, with translation MDLSEAMRTTGTCRYFSDRPVEDEVLYRAFDDARFGPQGGNRQPVRWVVVRDEVTKKALADLYLPFWEGYYAAVVEGSKKVGAIPKTVESANYFAHHLAEVPALIVVCAEMDGLHPTDHELGRLSVVGGASIYPSVQNLTLALRQQGVATALTTLLCAAENEVKNLLGIPEGYLTAAHIAVGYPRDDFPRKLSRTPVEEIAFLDRFDNRMFA, from the coding sequence ATGGATCTCAGCGAGGCAATGCGCACGACGGGCACCTGCCGCTACTTCAGCGACCGCCCGGTGGAGGACGAGGTGCTGTACCGGGCGTTCGACGACGCGCGATTCGGCCCGCAGGGCGGCAACCGCCAGCCCGTCCGTTGGGTCGTCGTCCGCGACGAGGTGACCAAGAAGGCTCTCGCCGACCTGTACCTGCCGTTCTGGGAGGGCTACTACGCCGCGGTCGTCGAGGGGTCGAAGAAGGTCGGCGCCATCCCCAAGACCGTGGAGAGCGCCAACTATTTCGCGCACCACCTCGCCGAGGTGCCCGCCCTGATCGTGGTGTGCGCCGAGATGGACGGACTGCACCCGACCGACCACGAACTGGGCAGGCTCAGCGTCGTCGGCGGGGCGTCGATCTATCCGAGCGTCCAGAACCTCACCCTTGCGCTCCGGCAGCAAGGCGTGGCCACTGCGCTGACGACCCTGCTCTGCGCCGCCGAGAACGAGGTGAAGAACCTCCTCGGCATCCCCGAGGGTTATCTCACCGCCGCCCACATCGCCGTCGGCTATCCGCGTGACGACTTCCCCCGCAAGCTGTCCCGGACCCCGGTCGAGGAGATCGCCTTCCTCGACCGCTTCGACAACCGGATGTTCGCGTGA
- a CDS encoding class I adenylate-forming enzyme family protein, producing MSAPAVNPSTRALSPAQTSMLGRATIGDQLRRLARSQGSTPAIVAYDAEGGRTSTSYAELNTMANRVAHVLLDLGVGRGDRVAVMSRNRVETVATYYGALKVGAAYSGVSSMFREGEVAQQLRHLEPTVLVVEQPLSALAGPIADSLGISVLVVGDDEANSWNSFDESVAAADDSEPDCEVDEHDLAMIVYTSGTESTPKGVEIAHRNYLISTSPAYTWGLRCRNDDVWLYVMPFHTIAGIGSLTSLTLLGATLVLPAAVDPATALRMIRDEKISVLAQTPTFFIALANHPDFGVDTVGSVRRCLTYGGQVSPHAVDAWAAATPESVWGTYWGQSELTQLGSVGWFRRLEDVPDQDPTWIGKPVGHLEVRVVDADGNDAEEGELLCRTPSVMLGYHKDPERTAQVFEGGWVHTGDIVRIDADGNLFFRDRRKDMIKTGGFNVASQEVERVLQAHPDVERAAVVGLPDPYWSEAVTGFVVLRAGAEHTGADIREYCRTDLASYKVPKEVHVVDALPTDAQGKLLKRELRKAYGTGQG from the coding sequence GTGAGCGCCCCCGCCGTGAACCCCTCGACGCGCGCCCTGTCTCCCGCTCAGACCTCGATGCTGGGCCGGGCCACCATCGGTGACCAGCTGCGTCGCCTGGCCCGGTCCCAGGGTTCGACCCCGGCGATCGTGGCCTACGACGCGGAAGGCGGACGTACGTCGACGTCGTACGCGGAGCTGAACACGATGGCCAACCGGGTCGCCCATGTGCTGCTCGACCTCGGCGTCGGGCGCGGGGATCGCGTTGCGGTGATGAGTCGTAACCGGGTCGAGACGGTCGCCACCTACTACGGCGCCCTCAAGGTCGGTGCCGCGTATTCCGGCGTCAGTTCCATGTTCCGGGAGGGCGAGGTCGCCCAGCAGCTCCGGCACCTGGAACCGACGGTGCTCGTCGTCGAGCAGCCGCTGTCCGCGTTGGCCGGCCCCATCGCCGACAGTCTCGGCATCTCGGTTCTCGTCGTCGGCGACGACGAGGCGAACTCGTGGAACTCGTTCGACGAGTCCGTCGCGGCGGCTGACGATTCCGAACCCGACTGCGAGGTCGACGAACACGATCTCGCGATGATCGTCTACACCAGCGGCACCGAGTCGACGCCGAAGGGCGTCGAGATCGCCCATCGGAACTACCTCATCTCCACCTCGCCGGCGTACACGTGGGGGCTGCGCTGCCGCAACGACGACGTGTGGCTCTATGTGATGCCGTTCCACACGATCGCCGGGATCGGCTCGCTGACCTCGTTGACGCTGCTGGGCGCCACCCTGGTGCTGCCGGCCGCGGTCGACCCGGCGACGGCGTTGCGGATGATCCGCGACGAGAAGATCTCGGTGCTGGCCCAGACGCCGACCTTCTTCATCGCGCTCGCCAACCACCCGGACTTCGGAGTCGACACCGTCGGTTCGGTGCGCCGCTGCCTGACCTACGGCGGTCAGGTGTCGCCGCACGCGGTCGACGCGTGGGCCGCGGCGACCCCGGAATCGGTCTGGGGTACCTACTGGGGACAGTCCGAACTCACCCAGCTCGGCTCCGTCGGCTGGTTCCGACGGCTCGAGGACGTGCCGGACCAGGACCCGACCTGGATCGGCAAACCGGTCGGGCACCTGGAGGTCCGGGTCGTCGACGCCGACGGCAACGACGCCGAAGAGGGTGAACTCCTGTGCCGCACACCGTCGGTCATGCTCGGCTACCACAAGGACCCCGAGCGCACCGCGCAGGTCTTCGAGGGTGGCTGGGTGCACACCGGTGACATCGTCCGCATCGACGCCGACGGCAACCTGTTCTTCCGCGACCGGCGCAAGGACATGATCAAAACCGGCGGATTCAACGTCGCGTCACAGGAGGTCGAGCGAGTCCTGCAGGCGCACCCCGACGTCGAGCGTGCCGCCGTCGTCGGGCTGCCCGACCCCTACTGGTCGGAGGCGGTCACCGGATTCGTGGTGCTCCGTGCCGGCGCGGAACACACCGGCGCGGACATCCGTGAGTACTGCCGAACCGACCTGGCATCGTACAAGGTGCCCAAGGAGGTCCACGTGGTCGACGCGTTGCCGACCGACGCCCAGGGCAAACTGCTCAAACGCGAGTTGAGGAAGGCCTATGGAACCGGTCAGGGCTGA
- a CDS encoding TetR/AcrR family transcriptional regulator, with the protein MEPVRAEIDADAATDEDRTPPARRPRRRRDEIVEAAARYFADHGYSNAGMRDIAQAVGMRGASLYNHFQSKEEILYAIALRMTEDPQQDLLLLDAEGGPVERLTNLIEAHVRRLARHRVEHLVALRELSALTPEHRRVVTDYRKYYQRRIRDVIAAGARLGLFEVRDPHQSAIAVLDLMNGISWWLNDSHDVDQLVRDYVDFTIGGVLHHRPTS; encoded by the coding sequence ATGGAACCGGTCAGGGCTGAGATCGACGCCGACGCTGCCACCGACGAAGACCGGACGCCGCCGGCGCGGCGGCCCCGCCGACGCCGCGACGAGATCGTCGAGGCCGCGGCCCGCTACTTCGCCGATCACGGCTACTCCAACGCGGGGATGCGTGACATCGCCCAGGCGGTCGGTATGCGGGGTGCGAGCCTCTACAACCACTTTCAGTCCAAGGAGGAGATCCTCTACGCCATCGCGCTGCGGATGACCGAGGATCCCCAGCAGGATCTGCTGCTGCTCGACGCCGAGGGCGGTCCCGTCGAACGGCTCACGAACCTGATCGAGGCCCACGTCCGGCGTCTGGCGCGGCACCGGGTGGAACACCTTGTCGCCCTTCGGGAATTGTCGGCGCTGACACCCGAGCACCGACGGGTGGTCACCGACTATCGGAAGTACTACCAGCGTCGAATTCGCGATGTGATCGCCGCCGGCGCCCGACTGGGGCTGTTCGAGGTCCGCGACCCACACCAGTCGGCGATCGCGGTGCTGGACCTGATGAACGGGATCAGCTGGTGGCTCAACGACTCCCACGATGTCGACCAGTTGGTCCGCGACTACGTCGACTTCACGATCGGTGGCGTTCTCCACCATCGTCCGACGTCGTGA
- a CDS encoding CaiB/BaiF CoA transferase family protein, with translation MSGPLAGVRVVEMPGLGPTPHACMLLADLGADVIRIRRPGPDLPGPDGIPDADAGLYRSRRTVDADVKDPDDVARIRELIRRADIVVEGFRPGVMERLGLGPEICSDAPQLIYARMTGWGQDGDRAASAGHDINYLAVTGVLEAMGPAGAPPVPPLSLVGDFGGGSMLLVVGVLAALHDRTRTGRGQVIDAAMVDGAGLLGALQWSWKAAGRWESRDQGNLLDGSAPFYATYRCADDKFVAVGALEEKFWQNLIDTLGLGDLPDRWDRAAWPVISAALQARFGSRTRDEWGSVFDGVDACVTPVLDFDEAAADPIAVQRGSFVRVDDAIAPAPAPRFSRTVLPAPSGPSAASLGEIVDEWSAGN, from the coding sequence GTGAGCGGACCACTCGCCGGCGTGCGGGTGGTCGAGATGCCCGGGCTCGGGCCGACCCCGCACGCCTGCATGCTGCTCGCCGATCTCGGCGCCGACGTCATCCGGATCCGGCGGCCCGGCCCGGATCTGCCCGGGCCCGACGGTATCCCGGATGCCGACGCCGGTCTGTACCGGTCGCGACGCACGGTCGACGCCGACGTCAAGGACCCCGACGACGTGGCCCGCATCCGAGAGCTGATCCGGCGCGCCGACATCGTCGTGGAGGGCTTCCGTCCGGGCGTGATGGAACGCCTCGGCCTGGGTCCCGAGATCTGCTCCGACGCACCGCAACTCATCTACGCGCGCATGACCGGGTGGGGTCAGGACGGGGATCGTGCCGCGAGCGCCGGACATGACATCAACTACCTGGCGGTCACCGGTGTGCTCGAGGCGATGGGTCCGGCCGGCGCCCCGCCGGTGCCGCCGCTCTCGCTCGTCGGCGACTTCGGCGGGGGGTCGATGCTGCTCGTCGTCGGCGTGCTGGCCGCTCTGCACGACCGCACGCGCACCGGCCGAGGCCAGGTCATCGACGCCGCCATGGTCGACGGTGCCGGACTGCTCGGCGCGCTGCAGTGGTCGTGGAAGGCCGCCGGACGCTGGGAGTCTCGGGACCAGGGCAACCTACTCGACGGCTCGGCGCCGTTCTACGCAACGTATCGGTGCGCCGACGACAAGTTCGTCGCCGTCGGCGCGCTCGAGGAGAAGTTCTGGCAAAACCTCATTGACACCCTTGGTCTCGGCGACCTGCCCGACCGGTGGGACCGGGCCGCGTGGCCGGTGATCAGCGCGGCACTGCAAGCCCGCTTCGGGTCGCGTACGCGCGACGAGTGGGGGAGTGTGTTCGACGGTGTGGACGCCTGCGTGACACCGGTTCTCGACTTCGACGAGGCCGCCGCAGACCCTATCGCGGTGCAACGCGGTTCCTTCGTGCGCGTCGACGACGCGATCGCCCCCGCGCCGGCACCGCGGTTCTCGCGGACCGTGCTGCCCGCGCCCTCGGGTCCGTCGGCGGCGTCGTTGGGGGAAATCGTGGACGAGTGGTCGGC